In Deinococcus puniceus, one genomic interval encodes:
- a CDS encoding IclR family transcriptional regulator, producing the protein MTGPARRPGRTRTGDTEPVRTLERGLTVLRVLGQHGPLTLGDAARHAGLNASTTYRLLHTLQAQGFAQESAGLWRVGVQAFATGQAYLGAGGLIPAARGEMQALVAELGETVNLAVLQAPDVVYVHQEEGRGLMRMFTQIGARVPLHCTGAGKALLAWQPAEEVRRAVADMSFQAFTPHTLTMPAAYLTELEAVRRAGYALDNEERELGVRCVAVPVLDGGGQTVAALSLSAPSSRLPDARVPELAARLQRASQSISEAETTRDAAL; encoded by the coding sequence ATGACTGGGCCTGCCCGCCGTCCGGGGCGCACCCGCACGGGCGACACCGAACCCGTTCGCACGCTGGAACGCGGCCTGACTGTGCTGAGAGTGCTGGGGCAACATGGCCCCCTCACGCTGGGCGACGCGGCGCGGCACGCGGGTCTGAACGCCAGCACTACGTATCGCCTGCTGCACACGTTGCAGGCGCAGGGATTCGCGCAGGAATCGGCGGGGTTGTGGCGGGTGGGCGTGCAGGCGTTTGCCACGGGGCAGGCGTACTTGGGCGCGGGCGGCCTGATTCCGGCGGCAAGAGGCGAGATGCAAGCTTTGGTGGCGGAACTGGGCGAAACCGTGAATTTGGCCGTCCTGCAAGCGCCCGACGTGGTGTATGTCCATCAGGAAGAAGGGCGCGGGCTGATGCGGATGTTTACGCAGATTGGGGCGCGGGTGCCGCTGCACTGCACGGGGGCGGGCAAAGCGCTGCTGGCATGGCAACCCGCCGAAGAAGTGCGCCGCGCCGTAGCCGACATGTCGTTTCAAGCCTTTACGCCGCACACCCTGACCATGCCCGCCGCCTACCTGACCGAGTTGGAAGCGGTGCGCCGCGCCGGGTACGCCTTAGACAACGAAGAACGGGAATTGGGCGTGCGCTGCGTGGCCGTGCCTGTGTTGGACGGTGGGGGGCAAACGGTTGCCGCGCTGAGTTTGTCGGCCCCGTCCAGCCGCCTGCCCGATGCCCGCGTTCCTGAGCTGGCTGCCCGCTTACAACGCGCGAGCCAGAGCATTAGCGAAGCTGAAACAACACGAGACGCTGCCCTTTAG
- the pucL gene encoding factor-independent urate hydroxylase: MIRPNSAPPLTLPEINALSEQAFADAFAGVLEHSPQYARHAAAQRPFADAEAIAAAFAAAVQQDSPEAQLALIRAHPDLAGKAALAGELTAESANEQASAGLDRLTPDEYAEFHRLNTAYHAQFGLPYVVCVRENTKDSIFEGARRRLSNTPEQERAAALHEIGRIARLRVLDLVQSEGMTPPTVPTKVKVKLGANNYGKADVRFFKVFRDAPRHEIKDVWVRVAMEGDFEAAHVSGDNTDLLATDTVRNTIYGLAVDGFTGSVEDYGKTLIRHFVSQGPKVARATAYFTEHQWQRLTVDGQEHDHSFVRQMPKHTAVVEGDGQTFTVTSGIDELYVLKTTQSGWEGYLMEQFTTLPETNDRILATVVTAKWEYAVPDCDYDAVWGRVYQTILDTFTDHYSPSVQNTLYRMGEAILTLCPEISRVHFSFPNRHHIRYNTERHGIENPNTVFHADAEPYGQIEGWVERA, encoded by the coding sequence TTGATTCGCCCAAATTCAGCCCCACCTCTGACCCTGCCCGAAATCAACGCCCTGAGTGAGCAGGCTTTTGCCGACGCCTTTGCCGGGGTGCTGGAGCATTCGCCGCAGTATGCCCGCCACGCCGCCGCCCAGCGCCCCTTTGCCGATGCAGAAGCCATTGCCGCCGCCTTTGCCGCCGCTGTGCAGCAGGACTCACCGGAAGCGCAACTGGCCCTGATTCGCGCCCACCCGGATTTGGCAGGCAAAGCGGCGCTGGCCGGAGAATTGACCGCTGAGAGCGCCAACGAGCAGGCGTCTGCCGGACTAGACCGCCTGACACCCGACGAGTACGCCGAATTTCACCGCCTGAATACCGCCTACCACGCACAATTCGGCTTACCCTACGTGGTCTGCGTGCGTGAAAATACCAAAGACAGCATCTTCGAGGGCGCACGCCGCCGCCTCAGCAACACGCCGGAACAGGAACGCGCCGCCGCCCTGCATGAGATTGGCCGGATTGCCCGCCTGCGGGTGCTGGATTTGGTGCAGAGTGAGGGCATGACGCCCCCCACCGTCCCCACCAAAGTGAAGGTCAAGCTAGGAGCCAACAACTACGGCAAGGCCGACGTGCGGTTTTTCAAGGTCTTCCGTGATGCGCCGCGCCACGAGATCAAAGACGTGTGGGTGCGCGTGGCGATGGAGGGCGACTTCGAGGCCGCGCATGTGTCGGGCGACAACACCGATTTATTGGCGACTGACACCGTTCGCAACACCATTTATGGCCTTGCCGTGGACGGATTTACGGGCAGCGTGGAGGACTACGGCAAGACCCTGATCCGCCATTTCGTGTCTCAGGGGCCAAAAGTGGCGCGGGCGACGGCCTATTTCACCGAGCATCAGTGGCAAAGATTGACCGTGGACGGGCAGGAGCATGACCATTCCTTCGTGCGGCAGATGCCCAAGCACACCGCTGTGGTGGAAGGCGACGGACAGACATTTACCGTGACCAGCGGCATAGACGAGCTGTATGTGCTGAAAACCACCCAGAGCGGCTGGGAAGGCTACCTGATGGAGCAGTTCACCACGCTGCCCGAAACCAACGACCGGATTCTGGCGACGGTGGTGACCGCAAAGTGGGAATACGCTGTGCCAGACTGCGATTACGACGCTGTGTGGGGCCGCGTGTACCAGACCATTCTGGACACCTTCACCGATCACTATTCGCCCAGCGTGCAGAACACCCTGTACCGCATGGGCGAGGCGATTTTGACGCTGTGTCCCGAAATCAGCCGGGTGCATTTTTCGTTTCCCAACCGCCACCACATCCGCTACAACACCGAGCGGCACGGCATCGAGAACCCCAACACGGTGTTTCATGCCGATGCCGAACCCTACGGCCAGATAGAGGGCTGGGTGGAGCGGGCATGA
- the aceB gene encoding malate synthase A gives MSDALPAGLTLSAPITPDQAGVLTPEALAFVADLHRRFNPRRLEVLAAREARQLRLDAGEKPDFLSETAHIRAADWKVVPPKADLNDRRVEITGPVDRKMIINALNSGAKVFMADFEDASSPSWANMVAGQQNLSDAVRRTITLEQGGKSYRLNERTATLLVRPRGWHLPEKHVMVDGQIVSGSLFDFGLYFFHNAAELLSRGSGPYFYLPKMESHLEARLWNDVFNHAEDTVGVPRSSIRATCLIETILAAFEMDEILYELREHSAGLNCGRWDYIFSIIKKFREDPAMLLPGRAQVTMEAHMMRSYSRLAIQTCHKRGAHAIGGMSAFIPVKNDEAANARAFDQVRRDKQREAGDGHDGTWVAHPGMVALAREVFDELMPTPNQIESGKQADFVVTAADLLQVPEGDISEDGLRLNINVALQYLRAWLRGAGAVPIHNLMEDAATAEISRAQIWQWLRHGATLSGGGQVTEALVERLLNEELDALGREEHAQAAALFHEVATVRPLVDFLTLSGYRELA, from the coding sequence ATGTCCGATGCTCTGCCCGCTGGTTTGACCCTCTCCGCGCCCATTACGCCTGACCAAGCGGGCGTGCTGACGCCGGAAGCTTTGGCTTTCGTGGCCGACTTGCACCGCCGATTCAATCCGCGCCGTCTGGAAGTGTTGGCGGCCCGTGAAGCGCGGCAACTGCGGCTGGATGCGGGCGAGAAGCCGGATTTCCTGTCCGAAACGGCTCATATTCGCGCCGCAGACTGGAAGGTTGTGCCGCCCAAAGCCGATCTGAATGACCGCCGGGTGGAAATCACTGGCCCGGTAGACCGCAAAATGATCATCAACGCGCTCAACAGTGGTGCGAAGGTGTTTATGGCCGATTTCGAGGACGCTTCCAGCCCCAGTTGGGCCAACATGGTGGCGGGCCAGCAAAACCTCTCGGACGCGGTGCGGCGCACGATTACGCTGGAGCAGGGGGGCAAAAGCTACCGCCTGAACGAACGAACGGCCACGTTGCTGGTGCGGCCACGCGGCTGGCATCTGCCCGAAAAGCATGTGATGGTAGACGGACAAATCGTCAGCGGCAGCCTGTTCGACTTCGGCCTGTATTTCTTCCACAACGCCGCCGAACTCCTCTCACGGGGCAGCGGGCCGTATTTCTATCTGCCCAAGATGGAATCGCACTTGGAGGCCCGCCTCTGGAACGACGTGTTCAACCATGCCGAAGACACGGTGGGCGTGCCGCGCAGCAGTATTCGCGCCACCTGCCTGATCGAAACGATCTTGGCGGCGTTCGAGATGGACGAGATTCTGTACGAGTTGCGCGAGCATTCGGCGGGGCTGAATTGTGGGCGCTGGGACTACATTTTCAGCATCATCAAGAAGTTCCGTGAAGACCCGGCGATGCTGCTGCCGGGCCGCGCACAGGTCACGATGGAAGCCCATATGATGCGCTCTTACAGCCGCCTCGCCATTCAGACCTGCCACAAGCGCGGCGCACACGCGATTGGCGGCATGAGCGCGTTTATTCCGGTCAAGAACGATGAGGCCGCCAACGCCCGCGCCTTCGATCAGGTGCGGCGCGACAAGCAGCGCGAGGCGGGCGACGGCCATGACGGAACGTGGGTGGCGCACCCCGGCATGGTGGCCCTTGCCCGCGAGGTCTTTGACGAACTGATGCCCACGCCCAACCAGATCGAATCGGGCAAACAGGCCGATTTCGTGGTCACAGCCGCCGATCTGCTGCAAGTGCCGGAAGGCGACATCAGCGAGGACGGCCTGCGCCTGAACATCAACGTGGCGCTGCAATACCTGCGGGCGTGGCTGCGCGGGGCGGGCGCGGTGCCCATTCACAATCTGATGGAAGACGCCGCCACCGCCGAAATTTCGCGGGCGCAAATCTGGCAATGGCTGAGGCACGGGGCCACGTTGTCAGGCGGCGGGCAAGTGACCGAAGCGTTGGTAGAGCGCCTGCTGAACGAAGAACTGGACGCTCTGGGCCGGGAAGAACACGCGCAGGCCGCCGCCCTGTTTCATGAAGTCGCCACCGTGCGCCCGCTGGTGGATTTCCTGACCCTCAGCGGCTACCGGGAACTGGCCTGA
- the uraH gene encoding hydroxyisourate hydrolase, translating into MSGSAGLSTHVLDTARGRPAAGIALQLHAVEESGQRRLLNTAVTNQDGRTDAPLIERGTLTIGTYELTFHVAAYFEGLAGVSQPPFLDSVTLRFTVADTAAHYHVPLLVSPWSYSTYRGS; encoded by the coding sequence ATGAGTGGGAGCGCGGGCCTCAGCACACATGTGTTGGACACGGCGCGGGGGCGTCCAGCGGCGGGGATTGCTCTTCAGTTGCACGCGGTAGAGGAAAGCGGGCAGCGCAGACTTCTGAACACCGCCGTCACCAACCAAGATGGCCGCACCGACGCTCCCCTGATCGAACGCGGCACGCTCACCATCGGCACCTACGAACTGACTTTTCATGTCGCCGCCTACTTTGAAGGCTTGGCCGGAGTGTCCCAACCGCCTTTTTTAGATAGCGTCACGCTGCGCTTCACGGTGGCCGACACCGCCGCCCATTACCACGTTCCATTGTTGGTGTCGCCTTGGTCTTACAGCACTTATCGGGGGAGCTAG
- the coaE gene encoding dephospho-CoA kinase (Dephospho-CoA kinase (CoaE) performs the final step in coenzyme A biosynthesis.) has product MSIPPAPAVPPAFPRRLGLTGSIGAGKSTVAALLRARGLTVLDADEQAHVVTREPETLAKIEQAFPGTVVGGVLDRAALGAAAFADPARLAVLNAIVHPRVRARMTALELEATLRGERWLVQDVPLLFEGGLEVGMHAVLVVDAPLEVRVARVMARSNLTREEVLARDARQTPAEEKRRKASYVIENVGELAELEPQVDAALKHLGIPVLPQQPTEEGTAEGGPSQS; this is encoded by the coding sequence ATGTCGATTCCGCCTGCCCCAGCTGTGCCACCTGCTTTTCCCCGCCGTCTGGGCCTGACGGGCAGCATAGGCGCGGGCAAAAGCACGGTGGCCGCCCTCTTGCGGGCGCGTGGCCTGACCGTGCTGGACGCCGACGAGCAGGCGCATGTGGTGACGCGGGAGCCGGAAACGCTGGCGAAAATAGAGCAGGCTTTTCCGGGGACAGTGGTGGGCGGCGTTCTAGACCGGGCCGCGCTGGGAGCCGCCGCGTTCGCCGATCCTGCTCGGCTGGCAGTGCTGAACGCCATCGTGCATCCACGGGTACGGGCACGCATGACGGCGCTGGAACTGGAAGCCACCTTGCGCGGCGAACGCTGGCTGGTACAGGACGTGCCGCTGCTGTTCGAGGGCGGGTTAGAAGTGGGCATGCACGCCGTGCTGGTGGTGGACGCGCCGCTGGAAGTGCGTGTGGCCCGCGTGATGGCCCGCAGCAACCTGACCCGCGAAGAAGTGCTGGCCCGCGACGCCCGCCAAACGCCCGCGGAAGAAAAACGCCGCAAAGCCAGCTACGTGATCGAAAACGTGGGTGAACTGGCAGAACTGGAGCCTCAAGTGGACGCGGCACTGAAGCACTTGGGAATTCCGGTTCTGCCGCAGCAGCCTACGGAAGAGGGCACAGCAGAAGGCGGCCCCAGCCAAAGCTAG
- the sodA gene encoding superoxide dismutase [Mn], which produces MAYTLPTLPYAYDALEPHIDGRTMEIHHSKHHQAYIDNANKALDGTEFADLPVEELIAKLDQVPADKKNVLRNNAGGHANHSLFWTVLGAGGTGQPTPEVAQAITDAFGSFDAFKEKFEDAAKTRFGSGWAWLVVQGGKLAVVSTANQDSPLMGEAVAGVSGTPILGVDVWEHAYYLNYQNKRPDYLKAFWNAVNWDEVARRYAAAQ; this is translated from the coding sequence ATGGCCTATACCCTCCCCACCCTGCCTTACGCCTACGACGCACTTGAACCCCATATCGATGGCCGCACGATGGAAATTCATCACAGCAAGCACCATCAGGCCTACATCGACAACGCGAACAAGGCGCTGGACGGCACCGAATTTGCAGACCTGCCCGTAGAAGAACTGATTGCCAAACTCGATCAGGTGCCCGCCGACAAGAAGAACGTGCTCCGCAACAATGCGGGCGGCCACGCCAACCACAGCCTGTTCTGGACGGTGTTGGGCGCGGGCGGCACGGGTCAGCCTACCCCCGAAGTCGCGCAGGCCATCACCGATGCCTTCGGCTCCTTCGACGCTTTCAAGGAAAAGTTTGAAGACGCCGCCAAGACCCGCTTCGGCAGCGGTTGGGCGTGGCTGGTGGTGCAGGGCGGCAAGTTGGCCGTCGTGTCTACCGCCAACCAAGACAGCCCCCTGATGGGCGAGGCCGTGGCAGGCGTCAGCGGCACGCCGATTCTGGGCGTGGACGTGTGGGAACACGCCTATTACCTGAACTACCAGAACAAGCGCCCCGACTACCTGAAGGCCTTCTGGAACGCCGTGAACTGGGACGAAGTCGCCCGCCGTTACGCCGCCGCTCAGTAA
- a CDS encoding MarR family winged helix-turn-helix transcriptional regulator has protein sequence MTPTKTHQLLERIRTDWHREKPEIDPSPMLMFLLLARLQGALGRHVEQTYTPADINPSGWDLLLTLRRSAPDAGLTPTELSNLSAITGASITNRVSRLIDKGLVERRGSETDRRSARIRLTKQGRELVDKLLPRHVQHEAAVLEVLTPEERAELERLARKLLAHVESAEAE, from the coding sequence ATGACCCCCACCAAGACCCACCAACTGCTCGAACGGATTCGTACCGACTGGCACCGGGAAAAACCCGAAATAGACCCCAGTCCGATGCTGATGTTTTTGCTGCTGGCCCGCTTGCAGGGTGCGCTGGGACGGCATGTAGAACAGACCTACACCCCGGCGGACATCAATCCATCGGGCTGGGATTTGCTCCTGACCCTCCGCCGCAGTGCCCCCGACGCGGGCCTCACCCCCACCGAACTGAGCAACCTGAGCGCCATCACGGGGGCCAGCATCACCAACCGGGTATCGCGCCTGATAGACAAAGGCCTCGTGGAACGCCGGGGCAGCGAAACAGACCGCCGCAGCGCCCGCATTCGCCTGACCAAACAGGGCCGCGAGTTGGTGGACAAGCTGTTGCCCCGGCATGTGCAGCATGAAGCGGCGGTGCTGGAAGTCCTGACGCCGGAAGAACGGGCCGAACTGGAGCGGCTGGCGCGGAAGTTGCTGGCGCATGTGGAGAGTGCTGAGGCGGAGTAG
- the alr gene encoding alanine racemase — protein sequence MLARAVASISASALSGNLSALSARAGVPLLLPVKADAYGHGLELVARVAAQHPSVWGMAVATPREAAQLAALNTGKPILLLTPPTPDEVGPLADLGVRLPVASLAEADALPAHARAHLKVDTGMNRLGARPEQAVAIGQCLAERGLLEGAYTHFASADEPDLSFAHTQLERFRGVLAQLPPLLAHASNGGGILSLGQIPGMGLARPGLVSYGFAPPHLRPVLPLTPVMTLRARITHIHTAHPGESVSYGGLWQAQRETVVATVGIGYADGYPRNATLRASVLVAGQRRPTLGRICMDQLMVDVTGLQVGLGDWVELWGPDALTVSDVAEWGGTIEYEVLTGLGARVERVRAE from the coding sequence GTGCTAGCGCGTGCTGTGGCCTCCATTTCCGCTTCTGCCCTGTCGGGCAACCTGAGCGCCCTGAGTGCGCGGGCGGGCGTGCCGCTTTTGCTGCCCGTCAAGGCCGACGCCTACGGACACGGGCTGGAGTTGGTGGCGCGGGTGGCCGCCCAGCACCCCAGCGTGTGGGGCATGGCCGTTGCCACCCCGCGTGAAGCCGCGCAATTGGCCGCCCTGAACACCGGGAAACCCATCTTGCTGCTGACTCCGCCCACACCCGACGAAGTGGGGCCGCTGGCCGATCTGGGCGTGCGCCTACCCGTCGCGTCACTGGCCGAAGCCGACGCCTTGCCCGCCCATGCTCGCGCCCATCTGAAGGTAGATACGGGCATGAACCGCCTCGGAGCGCGGCCCGAACAAGCCGTGGCGATTGGGCAGTGCTTGGCCGAACGCGGCCTGCTGGAAGGCGCGTATACCCACTTCGCCAGCGCCGACGAACCCGATTTGAGTTTTGCCCATACGCAGCTAGAACGATTCCGGGGCGTGTTGGCGCAGTTGCCGCCCCTGCTGGCACACGCTTCCAACGGCGGCGGCATCCTGAGTTTGGGCCAGATACCGGGCATGGGACTGGCAAGGCCCGGACTCGTCAGTTACGGCTTCGCGCCCCCGCATCTGCGCCCTGTGCTGCCCCTGACCCCCGTCATGACCCTCCGCGCCCGCATCACCCACATTCACACGGCCCACCCCGGCGAAAGCGTCAGCTACGGTGGGCTGTGGCAGGCGCAGAGGGAAACGGTGGTGGCGACGGTGGGGATCGGTTACGCCGATGGCTACCCGCGCAACGCCACGCTGCGGGCGTCTGTTCTGGTGGCAGGTCAGCGCCGCCCCACGTTGGGCCGCATCTGCATGGATCAACTGATGGTAGACGTAACCGGGTTACAGGTAGGGTTGGGCGATTGGGTGGAACTCTGGGGGCCGGACGCCCTCACCGTGAGCGACGTGGCCGAGTGGGGCGGCACGATTGAATATGAGGTGCTGACGGGGCTGGGGGCGCGGGTGGAGCGGGTGAGGGCGGAGTAG
- the fni gene encoding type 2 isopentenyl-diphosphate Delta-isomerase, which translates to MSNGVGGSREQAGTAAIQERKLRHIEACLRPDSQYAGVTTGLERVAWPYRALPGLNLDDVELQTTFLGRTLTAPVLIGAMTGGAERAAQINRNLAVAAQRLGVGMMLGSQRVMLENPAAAASFEVRGVAPDILLIGNLGAAQFLPTRSRGAYGPAEAARAVQEVGADALAIHVNPLQEALQAGGDTDWAGMAARLTEIVPQLGFPVVLKEVGHGLDAATLQAVREAGFAAFDVAGAGGTSWARVEQLVHHGRVITPDLCELGIPTAQAIREAKQAAPHTPLIASGGIRTGLDAARALSLGATAVAVARPLLEPALDSADAVEAWLRQFIQELRVALFVAGFESVEAARGE; encoded by the coding sequence GTGAGCAACGGCGTCGGCGGGAGCAGAGAGCAGGCAGGAACGGCAGCGATTCAGGAGCGCAAGCTACGGCACATAGAGGCTTGCTTGCGCCCAGACAGCCAATACGCGGGCGTGACCACCGGGCTAGAGCGGGTGGCATGGCCCTACCGCGCCTTGCCGGGGCTGAATTTGGATGACGTGGAGTTGCAAACGACATTTCTGGGCCGCACCCTAACAGCCCCCGTGTTGATCGGCGCGATGACGGGCGGTGCGGAGCGGGCCGCGCAGATTAACCGGAATCTGGCGGTGGCGGCGCAGCGCCTCGGCGTGGGCATGATGCTGGGTTCTCAGCGGGTAATGCTGGAAAACCCGGCGGCAGCGGCCAGTTTTGAGGTACGCGGCGTGGCCCCCGACATCCTGCTGATAGGCAATCTGGGGGCAGCGCAGTTTTTGCCCACCCGCAGCAGGGGCGCGTATGGCCCCGCCGAGGCTGCCCGCGCTGTGCAAGAAGTGGGGGCCGACGCCCTAGCAATCCACGTGAACCCGTTGCAAGAAGCCCTGCAAGCGGGCGGCGACACCGACTGGGCAGGCATGGCGGCGCGGCTGACTGAGATTGTTCCGCAATTGGGCTTTCCGGTGGTACTGAAAGAAGTGGGGCACGGGCTGGACGCTGCTACGTTGCAGGCCGTCAGAGAGGCAGGATTCGCCGCCTTCGACGTGGCGGGCGCGGGCGGCACAAGTTGGGCGCGGGTAGAACAGCTCGTACATCATGGCCGGGTCATCACGCCGGATTTGTGCGAACTGGGCATTCCCACCGCGCAGGCCATTCGGGAAGCGAAGCAGGCCGCGCCCCACACGCCCCTGATCGCTTCGGGCGGGATTCGCACTGGCCTAGACGCCGCCCGCGCCCTCAGTTTGGGAGCCACTGCCGTAGCCGTCGCCCGCCCGCTGCTGGAGCCTGCGCTGGACAGTGCCGACGCGGTAGAAGCGTGGCTCAGGCAATTTATCCAAGAATTGCGGGTGGCGTTATTTGTGGCGGGATTTGAGAGTGTGGAGGCGGCGCGGGGGGAGTGA
- a CDS encoding tetratricopeptide repeat protein: MKRRTLGLLLAAALINGAAAQTPPTAPVPPQPVAPVTAPAAAPATPPTAAPAATPARPVRPPVANYVALGVFYYQQGKFDEAYVAFRAASEIEPNNPEALLGLGRSQVKLRLYTPALETLRRLTSTDRSNVSGYIALAQAYQQQFIGASDRASITGNLAEALRVLTDAETVTAALTGPDKNLNLSKVWNERGYVFKLQGDGGKAIDAFKQASALNPENDVILFNLGDMYYATGNLTQALDSLQQAVIANPRDAYNRAYYAKLLALSGNTSAAKAEAAQAARLSPTNAYAVGQYGVVSYLSRDSATARLQLNQAVKLDPLRYPEFYFYLGRLDLDAADLRSARANLTRAAALGSTTPEYAYYLGLSYERGAGSVAPDRIKARENYERALKLSPSYKLAQEALARVR, translated from the coding sequence GTGAAACGACGTACCCTCGGCCTGCTCCTCGCGGCGGCCCTCATCAACGGCGCAGCCGCGCAGACGCCGCCGACGGCTCCTGTTCCTCCTCAACCCGTGGCCCCGGTCACGGCTCCCGCTGCGGCTCCGGCCACCCCCCCCACTGCGGCACCCGCCGCCACTCCTGCCCGCCCCGTTCGCCCTCCTGTGGCCAATTACGTGGCGCTGGGCGTGTTCTATTACCAGCAGGGCAAATTCGACGAAGCGTATGTGGCCTTCCGCGCCGCCTCCGAAATAGAGCCGAACAACCCCGAAGCCCTGCTGGGGCTAGGGCGTTCTCAGGTCAAGCTGCGGCTGTACACGCCCGCTCTCGAAACGTTGCGCCGCCTGACCAGCACCGATAGGAGCAACGTCAGCGGTTATATCGCGCTGGCTCAGGCGTACCAGCAGCAATTTATCGGGGCCAGTGACCGCGCCAGCATCACAGGCAATCTGGCCGAGGCGCTGAGGGTGCTGACCGACGCCGAAACCGTGACCGCTGCCCTGACTGGCCCGGATAAAAACCTGAACCTCAGCAAGGTCTGGAATGAGCGCGGCTACGTCTTCAAGCTGCAGGGTGACGGCGGCAAGGCCATCGACGCCTTCAAACAGGCCAGCGCCCTGAATCCCGAAAACGACGTGATCCTGTTCAATCTGGGCGATATGTACTACGCCACGGGCAACCTGACGCAGGCCCTCGACAGTTTACAGCAGGCCGTGATCGCCAACCCACGCGACGCCTATAACCGCGCCTACTACGCCAAGTTGCTGGCCCTGAGCGGCAACACCAGCGCCGCCAAAGCCGAAGCCGCGCAGGCCGCCCGGTTGTCGCCCACCAACGCCTACGCTGTCGGCCAGTACGGCGTCGTCAGCTACCTCTCTAGAGACAGCGCCACTGCCCGCCTGCAACTGAATCAGGCTGTGAAGCTCGATCCTCTACGCTACCCGGAGTTCTACTTCTATCTGGGCCGTCTTGACCTCGACGCTGCCGATTTGCGCTCGGCCCGCGCCAACCTGACCCGCGCCGCTGCACTGGGCAGCACCACCCCCGAATACGCCTATTACCTCGGTCTCAGCTACGAGCGCGGGGCAGGCAGCGTGGCCCCAGACCGTATCAAGGCCCGCGAGAACTACGAACGCGCCCTGAAACTCAGCCCCAGCTACAAACTGGCGCAGGAAGCTTTGGCCCGTGTGCGCTAA